From one Marinobacter sp. LV10MA510-1 genomic stretch:
- the groL gene encoding chaperonin GroEL (60 kDa chaperone family; promotes refolding of misfolded polypeptides especially under stressful conditions; forms two stacked rings of heptamers to form a barrel-shaped 14mer; ends can be capped by GroES; misfolded proteins enter the barrel where they are refolded when GroES binds), whose protein sequence is MAAKEIKFGDSARKRMVKGVNVLADAVRVTLGPKGRNVVLEKSYGAPVVTKDGVSVAKEIELKDKFENMGAQMVKEVASQANETAGDGTTTATVLAQAIVNEGLKAVTSGMNPMDLKRGIDKATIAAVKAIGDMAKPCDDSRSIAQVATISANGDETIGQLIADAMERVGKEGVITVEEGRGLEDELDVVEGMQFDRGYLSPYFINNQDNMSVELDDPYILLVDKKISNIRELLPVLEAVAKAGKPLMIIAEDIEGEALATLVVNNMRGIVKVAAVKAPGFGDRRKEMLQDIAILSGGTVISEEVGLSLENTTLDDLGTAKRVNLTKENTTIIDGAGAQADIQSRVEQIRKQIEDSTSDYDKEKLQERVAKLAGGVAVIKIGAGSEVEMKEKKARVEDALHSTRAAVEEGIVPGGGVTLIRALAALDSVETLNEEQRAGVNILRRAMEAPLRQIVYNAGGEASVVVAKVREGTGAYGYNAATEAYGDMLEMGILDPAKVTRSALQAAASVASLIITTEAMIADEPEDEKSGGAMPDMGGMGGMGGMGGMM, encoded by the coding sequence ATGGCAGCTAAAGAAATTAAGTTTGGTGACAGCGCACGCAAGCGCATGGTTAAAGGCGTTAACGTTCTGGCCGACGCAGTACGAGTCACCTTGGGCCCCAAAGGCCGCAATGTGGTACTGGAAAAGTCATACGGCGCACCTGTTGTCACTAAAGACGGCGTATCTGTAGCCAAAGAAATCGAACTGAAAGACAAGTTCGAAAACATGGGCGCGCAGATGGTGAAGGAAGTTGCTTCACAGGCCAACGAAACAGCCGGTGACGGCACCACCACCGCTACCGTTCTGGCCCAAGCCATCGTTAATGAAGGCCTGAAAGCCGTTACTTCCGGCATGAACCCGATGGACCTGAAGCGCGGCATCGACAAAGCCACTATCGCTGCAGTTAAGGCGATTGGTGATATGGCCAAGCCCTGCGACGACAGCCGCAGCATCGCCCAGGTAGCGACCATTTCTGCCAACGGCGACGAAACCATTGGCCAGCTGATCGCTGACGCCATGGAGCGTGTGGGTAAAGAAGGCGTTATCACCGTTGAAGAAGGCCGTGGCCTGGAAGACGAGCTGGACGTGGTTGAAGGTATGCAGTTCGATCGCGGCTATTTGTCGCCGTACTTTATCAACAACCAGGACAACATGAGCGTCGAGCTGGATGACCCGTACATCCTGCTGGTAGACAAGAAAATCTCCAACATTCGTGAACTGCTACCGGTGCTGGAAGCGGTTGCCAAAGCGGGTAAGCCGCTGATGATCATCGCCGAAGACATTGAAGGCGAAGCGCTGGCGACTCTGGTCGTCAACAACATGCGCGGCATTGTGAAAGTAGCCGCTGTGAAGGCGCCTGGTTTTGGTGACCGTCGCAAGGAAATGCTGCAGGACATCGCCATTTTGTCTGGCGGTACTGTGATTTCCGAAGAAGTGGGCCTGAGCCTGGAGAACACCACTCTGGACGACCTGGGTACCGCCAAGCGTGTGAACCTGACCAAAGAAAACACCACGATCATTGACGGTGCCGGCGCACAGGCTGACATTCAGTCGCGCGTTGAGCAGATCCGTAAGCAGATCGAAGACAGCACCTCAGACTACGACAAAGAGAAGCTGCAGGAACGTGTAGCCAAGCTGGCTGGCGGCGTTGCCGTTATCAAGATTGGTGCCGGTTCCGAAGTAGAAATGAAAGAGAAGAAAGCCCGCGTTGAAGACGCACTGCACTCCACCCGCGCAGCGGTTGAAGAAGGCATTGTGCCTGGCGGCGGCGTAACCCTGATTCGCGCTCTGGCGGCTCTGGACAGCGTTGAGACCCTCAATGAAGAGCAAAGAGCCGGTGTGAACATTCTGCGCCGCGCGATGGAAGCTCCTCTGCGCCAGATCGTATACAACGCCGGCGGTGAAGCCTCTGTTGTTGTTGCGAAAGTACGTGAAGGCACCGGTGCTTACGGCTACAACGCCGCCACCGAAGCCTACGGCGACATGCTGGAAATGGGCATCCTTGACCCAGCCAAAGTGACCCGCTCTGCGTTGCAGGCCGCGGCTTCCGTAGCCAGCCTGATCATCACAACCGAAGCGATGATTGCCGACGAGCCAGAAGACGAGAAGTCTGGCGGCGCCATGCCTGATATGGGCGGCATGGGTGGAATGGGAGGCATGGGCGGCATGATGTAA
- a CDS encoding helix-turn-helix domain-containing protein, translating into MDYQSLGQTLSTLRQQNGVSQQTLANHLDISRATINALENNRSGDIGIRKVMKILDYLGKELVIRDKSPFPTFEELRDENERNIRVHGKLL; encoded by the coding sequence GTGGACTATCAAAGCTTAGGGCAAACCCTCTCAACACTGCGCCAGCAAAACGGCGTATCCCAGCAAACGCTGGCAAACCACCTCGATATTTCCCGCGCCACCATTAACGCTCTTGAAAATAACCGATCAGGCGACATCGGCATCCGCAAAGTCATGAAAATACTCGATTACCTGGGCAAAGAGCTGGTTATTCGAGATAAATCGCCGTTCCCGACGTTTGAGGAGCTGCGTGATGAAAATGAACGGAATATTCGCGTGCATGGCAAGCTCTTATAA
- a CDS encoding MGMT family protein, whose protein sequence is MKGSSVKSKTIKPDSVAEPNKDQKIWLVVLAIPAGKVASYGQVAAMAGLGRQARYIGRALGKLPQGHSVPWYRVIRSNGQIAFAPGSETYQEQVNRLREEGVYVVNGRVSMSRFGWL, encoded by the coding sequence ATGAAGGGTAGTTCTGTGAAAAGTAAGACAATAAAGCCTGACAGCGTTGCAGAGCCCAACAAAGACCAGAAAATCTGGTTGGTAGTGCTGGCAATACCGGCGGGCAAGGTGGCAAGTTATGGCCAGGTTGCCGCCATGGCAGGCCTGGGTCGGCAAGCTCGTTACATAGGCCGAGCCCTGGGCAAGCTTCCACAAGGCCACAGCGTGCCCTGGTATCGCGTAATTCGCAGTAACGGCCAGATCGCCTTTGCGCCAGGCTCAGAGACCTATCAGGAACAGGTCAACCGCTTACGGGAAGAAGGCGTCTACGTGGTTAACGGGCGTGTTTCGATGTCGCGATTTGGTTGGTTATAA
- the groES gene encoding co-chaperone GroES, whose amino-acid sequence MKIRPLHDRVVVRRKEEEEKTAGGIVLPGNAKEKPSQGEVIAVGNGRVQDNGEVRPLAVKAGDTVVFGQYAGNTVKIDGEDLLIMSESDIYGVLE is encoded by the coding sequence ATGAAAATTCGTCCGCTACACGACCGCGTTGTCGTGCGCCGTAAAGAAGAAGAAGAGAAAACCGCAGGCGGCATCGTGCTGCCGGGTAACGCCAAAGAAAAGCCGTCCCAGGGCGAAGTGATCGCTGTTGGCAATGGCCGCGTTCAGGATAACGGCGAAGTTCGCCCTCTGGCCGTTAAGGCCGGTGACACCGTGGTATTCGGCCAGTATGCCGGTAACACCGTGAAAATTGACGGCGAAGACCTGCTTATCATGAGCGAAAGCGACATCTACGGCGTGCTTGAGTGA
- a CDS encoding SDR family oxidoreductase — protein sequence MILQDSVVAITGGGQGLGRAMAEFLASKGTRVALIDLMPEKLEEAVAACKEAGVEAKAYVCNVSKEEDVEKTFAQIAEDFGQLNGLVNNAGILRDGLMVKAKDGEIIKRMELSEFQAVINVNLTGVFLCGREAATQMIKTGSRGAIINISSIARAGNMGQSNYSAAKAGVAALATVWAKELARYNIRSMAIAPGFIETDMTASMKQEALEKLCAGIPAKRMGQPYEIAQTVAFILENDYVSGRVIEVDGAMRL from the coding sequence ATGATACTTCAAGATTCCGTAGTTGCAATTACCGGCGGTGGCCAGGGTTTGGGGCGCGCCATGGCTGAATTCCTGGCGTCCAAAGGCACCCGTGTGGCGCTGATTGACCTGATGCCGGAAAAACTGGAAGAAGCCGTTGCCGCCTGCAAGGAAGCCGGGGTTGAAGCAAAAGCCTACGTTTGCAACGTATCGAAAGAAGAAGATGTTGAGAAAACCTTCGCGCAAATTGCTGAAGATTTTGGTCAGCTTAACGGACTGGTCAACAACGCCGGTATTCTGCGCGATGGCCTGATGGTTAAAGCAAAAGACGGCGAAATCATTAAGCGCATGGAACTGTCAGAATTTCAGGCGGTTATCAACGTCAACCTGACCGGCGTGTTCCTGTGTGGCCGTGAAGCCGCCACCCAGATGATCAAAACCGGCAGCCGCGGCGCGATCATCAACATTTCATCCATTGCCCGCGCTGGCAACATGGGCCAGAGCAACTACTCCGCTGCAAAAGCCGGCGTAGCGGCACTGGCAACCGTATGGGCGAAGGAACTAGCCCGTTACAACATCCGTAGCATGGCCATTGCACCGGGCTTTATCGAAACCGATATGACCGCGTCTATGAAGCAGGAAGCTCTGGAAAAATTGTGCGCAGGCATCCCGGCCAAGCGCATGGGCCAGCCTTACGAAATCGCCCAGACCGTCGCGTTCATTCTTGAGAACGATTACGTCAGCGGCCGCGTGATTGAAGTCGACGGCGCGATGCGTCTGTAG
- a CDS encoding DUF2281 domain-containing protein: MMESRVQQLIKKLEHLPSGRLSEVEDFIDFLSQKDREHHMRKDFAQGAEAPFQKVWDNDDDSVYDKL; the protein is encoded by the coding sequence ATGATGGAAAGCCGGGTTCAGCAGTTGATTAAAAAGCTTGAGCATCTTCCGTCGGGTCGCTTGTCGGAGGTGGAAGACTTTATTGATTTTTTAAGCCAGAAAGATCGAGAACATCACATGCGCAAGGACTTCGCGCAAGGGGCAGAGGCTCCTTTCCAGAAGGTATGGGATAATGACGATGATTCAGTCTACGACAAGTTATGA
- the fliD gene encoding flagellar filament capping protein FliD — protein MAAISSLGAGSGIFTNDLVNKLVDAERAPTEMRLDRRESETQAEISAYGRIRSALESLRSPMEALSRPDSMSAFVASSSNEAILDVDVESSQASRGNYSLDVKQLAQAQSLASSEFVDRDTTQLGAGTLTLNVGGNTTNIVIDESNNTLEGIADAINGAKAGVSAGIVDTGNGYRLVMSSDESGSANEASISAADSDGNNTDSSGLSQFVFDDAVSNMKETVPAQNAILDVNGIEVTRSSNTVDGVVDGVAFNLKDTGVSVVKITQDAAEVAGRVQAFVDRFNALQDQIKSVSGFNLGSEQGGVLSGDSAIRGIQNDLRQMLTSVPPGLESSPVRMLADIGIKTEVSTGKLEFDEIKFQEQLEANPDAMTALFAESEAGDGIARQMVDSVETFLAGGGALAIRTEGLSKTLQRIEDDRIDLGDRIASYEERLIKQFSAADQVISRIQSTGSYVQQQLAALMPQRSGDN, from the coding sequence ATGGCAGCAATTTCATCTTTAGGGGCCGGTTCGGGCATTTTCACCAACGATTTGGTGAATAAGCTCGTTGATGCGGAACGTGCGCCAACTGAAATGCGCCTCGATCGGCGGGAATCCGAAACTCAGGCAGAGATTTCTGCTTATGGCAGGATTCGTAGTGCTCTTGAATCTTTGCGATCCCCCATGGAAGCGTTGAGTCGGCCTGACAGTATGAGCGCTTTTGTTGCCTCATCTTCTAACGAAGCTATACTGGATGTTGATGTTGAGTCCTCACAGGCCAGCCGGGGTAACTACAGTCTTGATGTGAAGCAGCTGGCCCAGGCGCAGTCTTTGGCTTCAAGTGAGTTTGTGGATAGGGACACTACTCAATTGGGTGCTGGTACGCTCACTCTCAATGTGGGCGGCAATACCACCAATATTGTTATCGATGAATCCAATAATACCCTTGAGGGAATTGCGGATGCCATTAATGGGGCAAAGGCGGGGGTGTCAGCAGGTATCGTAGATACCGGTAACGGATATCGATTAGTGATGTCTTCGGATGAATCTGGTTCCGCCAATGAGGCCTCGATTTCTGCTGCGGACAGCGATGGTAACAATACTGACTCGAGTGGCTTGTCGCAATTTGTCTTCGACGACGCGGTTTCCAATATGAAAGAGACCGTCCCTGCCCAGAATGCGATCCTGGACGTTAACGGTATTGAGGTGACCCGTTCAAGTAATACTGTAGACGGGGTTGTCGATGGTGTCGCATTTAATCTCAAAGATACCGGCGTTTCTGTCGTCAAAATCACGCAAGACGCTGCTGAAGTAGCTGGTCGGGTACAGGCATTTGTTGACAGATTCAATGCGCTCCAAGATCAAATAAAGAGTGTTTCTGGATTCAATTTGGGCTCCGAGCAAGGTGGGGTTTTAAGTGGGGATTCAGCAATTCGTGGCATTCAGAATGACTTACGTCAGATGTTGACTTCGGTGCCGCCAGGCTTGGAAAGCTCCCCAGTTCGGATGTTGGCAGATATCGGTATTAAGACGGAGGTAAGTACGGGCAAATTGGAATTTGATGAAATTAAATTTCAGGAGCAGCTCGAAGCGAATCCTGACGCCATGACTGCGCTGTTTGCCGAATCAGAAGCTGGTGACGGTATAGCGCGTCAGATGGTGGATTCGGTTGAGACATTTCTAGCCGGTGGTGGAGCGTTGGCCATTCGCACCGAAGGCCTTAGTAAGACTCTTCAGCGTATTGAGGATGATCGCATTGACCTGGGTGATCGAATTGCTAGCTATGAAGAGAGGCTAATTAAACAGTTCTCTGCAGCAGATCAAGTGATCTCCCGGATTCAAAGCACTGGCAGTTACGTGCAGCAGCAACTTGCGGCTTTGATGCCGCAGCGCAGCGGTGACAATTAA
- a CDS encoding argininosuccinate synthase, producing the protein MSDINKVVLAYSGGLDTSVIVRWLQDTYGCEVVTFTADIGQGEEVEPARLKAKALGVKEIYVEDLREEFVRDYVFPMFRANTVYEGEYLLGTSIARPLIAKRLIEIANSTGADAISHGATGKGNDQVRFELGAYALKPGVKVIAPWREWDLNSREKLLAYCAERDIPVDMKKGKSPYSMDANLLHISYEGMNLEDPWCEAEDDMWRWSVSPQEAPNTPTYIEITYAKGDIVAVDGQAMKAHEVLAHLNKVGGDNGIGRLDIVENRYVGMKSRGCYETPGGTIMLRAHRAIESLTLDREVAHLKDSLMPRYAEVIYNGYWWSPEREALQALIDQTQTYVNGTVRLKLYKGNVDVVGRKSDDSLFDEKIATFEEDEGAYDQKDAEGFIKLNALRLRIAASKGRKL; encoded by the coding sequence ATGTCTGATATTAACAAAGTAGTACTGGCCTATTCCGGGGGCCTGGATACCTCGGTTATCGTGCGGTGGCTGCAAGACACTTACGGCTGTGAAGTGGTTACCTTTACCGCCGACATCGGTCAGGGCGAGGAAGTAGAACCGGCGCGGTTAAAAGCCAAAGCGCTGGGCGTAAAAGAAATATACGTTGAAGACCTGCGCGAAGAATTTGTGCGTGACTATGTTTTCCCCATGTTCCGCGCCAACACGGTTTATGAAGGCGAGTACCTGCTGGGTACCTCTATCGCCCGCCCTTTGATTGCCAAGCGCCTGATTGAGATCGCCAACTCTACCGGCGCTGACGCCATTTCCCACGGCGCAACCGGTAAGGGTAATGACCAGGTTCGTTTCGAGCTGGGCGCTTATGCCCTGAAGCCCGGCGTGAAAGTGATCGCGCCCTGGCGTGAGTGGGATTTGAATTCCCGCGAAAAACTGCTGGCCTACTGCGCCGAACGCGACATTCCGGTCGACATGAAAAAGGGCAAATCGCCTTATTCCATGGACGCTAACCTGCTGCACATCTCCTACGAAGGCATGAACCTGGAAGATCCCTGGTGCGAAGCCGAGGACGACATGTGGCGCTGGAGTGTTTCGCCACAAGAAGCGCCGAATACCCCGACCTACATTGAAATCACCTACGCCAAAGGCGACATTGTTGCGGTAGACGGCCAGGCTATGAAAGCCCACGAAGTGCTGGCGCACCTGAACAAGGTTGGCGGCGACAACGGCATTGGCCGCTTGGACATCGTAGAGAACCGTTATGTGGGCATGAAGTCCCGCGGCTGCTACGAAACCCCGGGTGGCACCATTATGCTGCGCGCTCACCGCGCCATTGAGTCCCTGACTCTGGACCGCGAAGTAGCGCACCTGAAAGACAGCCTGATGCCGCGCTACGCCGAGGTAATCTACAACGGTTACTGGTGGTCGCCAGAGCGCGAAGCTCTGCAGGCGCTGATTGACCAGACTCAAACCTACGTCAACGGCACCGTGCGCCTGAAATTGTACAAAGGCAACGTAGACGTAGTGGGCCGCAAGTCAGACGATTCCTTGTTTGACGAGAAGATTGCCACCTTTGAAGAAGACGAAGGCGCTTACGATCAAAAAGACGCCGAAGGCTTTATCAAGCTGAATGCTCTGCGCTTGCGCATTGCCGCCAGCAAAGGTCGCAAGCTGTAA
- a CDS encoding type II toxin-antitoxin system PemK/MazF family toxin, with protein sequence MTMIQSTTSYEFGNVVLVGFPFTNLKTTKKRPAVILSSTSYQAYRPDVILLAITSRIKDPLTYGEAMIADWGQAGLIKPSLFKPLIATVDQVIVLKKLGTLSAGDQLRLKKLVQNVLDLV encoded by the coding sequence ATGACGATGATTCAGTCTACGACAAGTTATGAATTTGGGAATGTCGTTCTTGTTGGCTTTCCCTTTACCAATCTTAAGACGACCAAAAAGCGCCCCGCAGTCATTCTCAGCTCCACTTCCTATCAGGCTTACCGCCCCGATGTTATATTGCTGGCGATAACCAGCCGGATTAAGGATCCCCTGACTTATGGCGAAGCTATGATTGCTGACTGGGGGCAGGCAGGTTTAATCAAACCGTCATTATTCAAACCCCTGATAGCGACAGTCGATCAAGTGATTGTTCTTAAAAAGCTGGGCACGCTCAGTGCTGGTGATCAACTAAGGCTTAAAAAGCTGGTGCAGAATGTTCTAGACCTTGTCTGA
- the fliS gene encoding flagellar export chaperone FliS, which yields MNGLQAYQRINTQTSIIDADPHRLIQLLYSGALERINMAKARMQAKDYAGKGKLINKAIEIIGGLRSFLDFEKGGDLSASLESLYDYMERTLLEASARNDVAKLDEVADLLRAVKEGWDGIRGEVMAQAQAQAQAQAV from the coding sequence ATGAATGGTTTACAAGCGTATCAACGTATCAACACCCAAACCAGCATCATCGATGCTGATCCTCACCGGTTGATTCAGCTGTTATACAGCGGTGCTTTAGAGCGTATCAACATGGCCAAAGCTCGTATGCAGGCAAAAGATTATGCGGGTAAAGGTAAGCTGATTAATAAAGCCATTGAAATAATCGGTGGGCTGCGGAGCTTTCTGGACTTTGAAAAAGGCGGCGACCTGTCCGCTAGTCTGGAAAGTTTGTACGACTATATGGAGCGCACCTTGTTAGAGGCCAGCGCACGCAACGATGTAGCTAAACTGGACGAAGTGGCGGACTTGCTGCGCGCAGTAAAAGAAGGCTGGGACGGCATTCGCGGCGAAGTCATGGCCCAAGCCCAAGCCCAAGCCCAAGCCCAAGCTGTATAA
- a CDS encoding superoxide dismutase → MAFELPALPYEKNALEPHISAETLDYHYGKHHNTYVTKLNGLVEGTDDANKSLEDIIKSASGPLFNNAAQVWNHTFYWHCLSPNGGNEPTGAAKDAIEKAFGSFDDFKKEFNDKAANNFGSGWTWLVKKADGSVAIANTSNAETPLTGADKPVLTVDVWEHAYYVDYRNSRPDYLAAFWKLVNWDFVNKNLA, encoded by the coding sequence ATGGCCTTTGAACTACCTGCACTGCCGTACGAAAAAAACGCTCTGGAACCGCACATTTCCGCGGAAACTCTGGATTATCACTACGGCAAGCATCACAACACCTATGTCACCAAGCTGAACGGCCTGGTTGAAGGTACCGACGACGCCAACAAGTCGCTGGAAGACATCATCAAAAGCGCCAGCGGCCCGCTGTTCAACAACGCAGCCCAGGTGTGGAACCACACATTTTACTGGCACTGCCTGAGCCCCAACGGCGGCAACGAGCCAACCGGCGCAGCCAAAGACGCTATCGAAAAAGCCTTCGGTTCTTTCGATGACTTCAAAAAAGAATTCAACGACAAAGCCGCCAACAACTTCGGTTCTGGCTGGACCTGGCTGGTTAAGAAAGCCGACGGCAGCGTTGCCATTGCAAACACCAGCAACGCAGAAACACCGCTGACTGGCGCAGACAAGCCAGTGCTGACAGTCGACGTGTGGGAACACGCCTACTACGTTGATTACCGCAACTCACGCCCAGACTACCTTGCCGCTTTCTGGAAGCTGGTAAACTGGGACTTCGTGAACAAGAATCTGGCTTAA
- a CDS encoding YajQ family cyclic di-GMP-binding protein has translation MPSFDIVSEIDMHEVTNAVDQTKRDLGNRWDFKNVDADVELDDKGITISAPQEFQLEQLLDMLRMAFAKRNIDGRALSENGDSKAGKLVKQHLELKQGLETDMAKKIVKLIKDQKMKVQSSIQGDKVRVTGKKRDDLQEAMAMLREAELDVPLQFNNFRE, from the coding sequence ATGCCTTCTTTTGATATTGTTTCTGAAATCGATATGCACGAAGTAACCAACGCGGTTGACCAAACCAAGCGCGATCTTGGCAATCGTTGGGACTTCAAAAATGTAGACGCCGATGTAGAGCTGGACGACAAGGGCATTACCATCAGCGCCCCGCAAGAATTCCAGTTGGAGCAGCTGCTGGACATGCTGCGTATGGCTTTCGCCAAGCGCAATATTGACGGCCGCGCGCTGTCGGAAAACGGCGACAGCAAAGCCGGCAAGCTGGTGAAGCAGCACCTGGAGCTAAAACAGGGCCTTGAAACCGATATGGCCAAAAAGATCGTGAAACTGATCAAAGACCAAAAGATGAAGGTTCAGTCCAGTATTCAGGGCGACAAAGTGCGGGTAACCGGCAAGAAGCGTGATGACCTGCAAGAAGCCATGGCCATGCTGCGCGAAGCCGAGCTGGACGTGCCCCTGCAATTTAACAACTTCCGCGAATAA
- a CDS encoding FxsA family protein, with protein sequence MPFFLLLFVVVPVAELVVLIKVGTMIGVLQTVALVFLTAILGAWLLKQQGLATLLRARQRMNSGELPAQEVAEGLILAAGGAMLLTPGFITDFFGFMCLLPFTRQWLVGQAIKRLTVVGSAGGFSFNGQSGQFGGEQGPFGRQKPFDRDANGDIIEGEYRDETETRHDRIDKK encoded by the coding sequence GTGCCATTTTTTTTGTTGCTGTTTGTTGTTGTGCCCGTTGCAGAACTGGTCGTCCTAATAAAGGTAGGCACCATGATCGGCGTTTTGCAGACGGTGGCATTGGTGTTCCTGACGGCGATTCTGGGCGCCTGGCTGCTTAAGCAGCAGGGCCTTGCCACGCTGCTAAGGGCCCGCCAGCGCATGAATTCTGGCGAGTTGCCCGCCCAGGAAGTGGCCGAGGGTCTGATTCTGGCAGCCGGCGGCGCGATGTTGTTAACGCCGGGGTTCATTACGGATTTCTTCGGTTTTATGTGTTTGCTGCCGTTCACCCGCCAGTGGCTGGTGGGGCAGGCCATCAAGCGGCTGACGGTTGTTGGTTCGGCTGGCGGCTTCTCGTTTAACGGTCAATCCGGTCAGTTTGGTGGTGAGCAAGGCCCGTTCGGGCGCCAAAAACCGTTTGACCGCGACGCCAACGGCGACATCATTGAAGGCGAGTACCGCGACGAAACGGAAACCCGCCACGACCGCATTGATAAAAAGTAA
- a CDS encoding AmpG family muropeptide MFS transporter produces the protein MVALLFLGFSAGLPFLLVFSTLNARLADVGVETATIGFFSWLGITYSIKVFWAPVVDRLKLPILDKWLGKRRSWMLLAQVGIAAGLYLMAHTDATSAPEMMALCGLLVAFSSATQDVAIDAYRIEIAEQRLQAALAATYIFGYRLALLVAGAGALYLAEFWSWQVSYEVMAALVGVGMATVLIVREPSVNHFKAAQDIAEKIQLQAAHHSHLSPCLARFASWFYVAIAGPFVDFFQRYRELAVAILLLVAVYRISDIAMGVMANPFYLTFMGFSKTEVADVTKIFGFFMTIGGSLLGGLLVIRYGVRRILLLGAIMTALTNLLFVVLAQYPPNLATLAVVVSADNLSGGIANVALIAWLSSMTSASFTATQYALFSSLMTLPGKFLGGFSGMVVANYGYAEFFLVAGLLGVPAIVLTMIMMRHGKRLDALAPDNSGSEDAPASDTARE, from the coding sequence GTGGTTGCCCTGTTGTTTCTGGGGTTCTCGGCTGGCCTGCCATTCTTGCTGGTTTTCTCAACGCTGAACGCCCGCCTGGCGGACGTGGGCGTGGAAACCGCCACCATCGGCTTTTTCAGCTGGCTGGGTATTACGTATTCCATAAAAGTGTTCTGGGCGCCGGTGGTCGACCGCTTGAAATTGCCCATTCTGGATAAGTGGCTGGGCAAGCGCCGCAGCTGGATGTTGCTGGCCCAGGTAGGCATAGCCGCTGGCCTGTATCTGATGGCCCACACCGATGCCACTAGCGCACCTGAAATGATGGCCCTGTGTGGCTTGCTGGTGGCTTTCTCGTCCGCCACTCAAGATGTGGCTATAGACGCCTACCGTATTGAAATCGCTGAACAACGCTTGCAAGCCGCGCTGGCTGCCACTTACATATTCGGCTACCGGCTGGCGTTACTGGTAGCTGGCGCCGGCGCTTTGTATCTGGCGGAATTCTGGTCCTGGCAGGTGTCTTACGAGGTGATGGCGGCGCTGGTGGGCGTAGGCATGGCGACGGTTCTGATCGTGCGTGAGCCGAGCGTCAATCACTTTAAAGCCGCGCAGGATATTGCCGAAAAAATTCAGCTGCAGGCCGCACATCATTCCCATCTTTCGCCATGCCTGGCCAGGTTCGCAAGCTGGTTTTACGTGGCGATTGCCGGGCCGTTTGTGGATTTCTTCCAACGTTATCGCGAGCTGGCGGTGGCCATACTTCTGCTGGTGGCGGTATACCGTATTTCCGACATCGCTATGGGCGTGATGGCCAATCCGTTTTATTTAACCTTTATGGGCTTCAGCAAAACCGAGGTTGCGGACGTTACAAAGATCTTTGGATTTTTCATGACCATAGGCGGCTCGCTGCTGGGTGGTCTACTGGTAATTCGTTACGGCGTGCGGCGTATATTGCTGCTGGGCGCCATTATGACGGCGCTGACCAACCTGCTGTTTGTGGTGCTGGCACAATATCCACCGAATCTTGCAACGCTTGCCGTTGTGGTCAGCGCCGATAACTTAAGCGGCGGCATCGCCAACGTGGCGTTGATTGCCTGGTTGTCCAGCATGACCAGCGCTTCCTTCACGGCTACCCAATACGCGCTGTTCAGTTCGTTGATGACATTACCCGGCAAGTTTTTGGGCGGTTTCTCCGGCATGGTTGTGGCCAACTACGGCTACGCGGAGTTCTTCCTGGTGGCGGGATTGCTGGGCGTGCCGGCCATCGTGCTGACCATGATAATGATGCGACATGGTAAGCGCCTGGATGCGCTGGCGCCGGACAACTCTGGCAGCGAGGATGCGCCTGCGAGTGACACGGCAAGGGAGTAG